A window of Spartobacteria bacterium genomic DNA:
ATTGCAGAACACACAGGTGATAATGCATCGCGTTACCCCCGGATTAAAGAGAAATAGCGATGTGGCACAAAACTGTGATACCAATATGGAAAACATATGCGAATATCTAGAGCGTCGCGGTGTTTTGAAAATGCTTGAAACCATTCTTGATTCGGGCAAACAGGCTGCGGCAACAGTGACGAACCTGTTAAGTTTTTCGAAGAGAAAAGAAGACCACTTCCGACGCTATAAAATAAGCGATATATTGGAACGATCAATCGAATTGGCATCCAGTGATTACAGCCTCAGGGACAAATTTGATTTTCGGGATATTCTTGTCATCAGAGAATACGAGGAACCCGCTCCGATGCTTACTTGTGAATTCAATATGATCCAGCAGGTATTTTTCAATATTTTAAAAAATGGTGCACAGGCCATGCGGTCAAAAAATCTTGGCGAACAGGATTTGGGCAAGCCTCACACGATCGCCACATTCTTTTTGCGCATTGCGAAAAAAGATACCAGTATACAGATTGAGATTGAAGACAATGGTATAGGTATCCCGGAATCGCTTAAAAAACACTTATTTGAGCCGTTTTATCATAATGATGGACAAACCGACAATCCTGGACTGGGTTTGTCAGTCGCCTACTTCATCGTCTCTCAAACCCATGGAGGAGAGATTGAAATTGATTCAGAAGAAAACAAAGGAACATGCGTACGAATAACACTGCCACAGCGACCTCCGAGCATCTAATGCTGATTATGGTACAAAAAATGCCAAAACCAGAAAACATGCTTGTCAAGCTGTTGCTTCTCTGTAAAACATCGAAGTACTTTATCACGTAATAAATACAGCAAGAAGGACTGAGGAGAAAGAGGTTTATGAACACACCAAAAGAATTGCGTTATGCGAAGTCTCACGAATGGATCATCATTGATGAGGATGGTATGGCTAAAGTCGGTATTACAGATTTTGCCCAAGAACAAATGGGCGACTTAACCTATGTGGAACTACCAGATGTGGATGACCATTTTGAGGCGGGGGACGAAGTGGCGGTTATTGAATCAGTTAAAGCGGCATCTGATATTTACGCCCCGGTATCTGGCACAGTGACCCATGTCAACGAGCAGTTGACCGATGCCCCGGAACTCATCAATTCTGATCCCTATGGTGACGGCTGGATTTTTCGCATCAGGCCTGACGATCTGACTGAAATCGATGCATTGATGACAGCAGATGAGTATGAAGATTCTGCAGTCAACGATAACGAGTAACAACATGCGTTCCCTTTGGCCTGCCGCAGGGCAGGCCTTTTCTTATGCATCAAGCCGCCATACATATTATAAAACAGCACGTGCGCTACGCTGAGGCAGATCAGTTGCAGCGCGAGCTTCAACAAGCACGAATTGAGCGGGCCATCCCCGACACCGTCCTTTTATTGGAACACCATCCTGTTGTCACGATGGGGAGAAGAGGAAGAGCAAATCA
This region includes:
- the gcvH gene encoding glycine cleavage system protein GcvH, translated to MNTPKELRYAKSHEWIIIDEDGMAKVGITDFAQEQMGDLTYVELPDVDDHFEAGDEVAVIESVKAASDIYAPVSGTVTHVNEQLTDAPELINSDPYGDGWIFRIRPDDLTEIDALMTADEYEDSAVNDNE